The Nocardia vinacea genome contains the following window.
CCGCAGCGTGAGGTGGCTCATCTGCTCACCGATATCGACCGTCCGTCCGGCGCGGGCGTGTTCGGCCCATTCGTCACACATGGAGTCGATCTCGGCCACCATGATCTCGCTCAGCGCACTGATCTTCTTGTGGTGGAAGGCCGGTTGGACGAGGCGCCGGTTGCGTCTCCACCGGTTGTGGTCGGCGATGGTCGCCAGCCCTCGCCCCACGAACGGCTCGATGATGTCGTACATCTGGGTCTCGCGGGTGAAGTTCGCCATGCGTTCCTGCAAGACGTACTTGATGTGGTGGGGATGGGTGATCCCGACCATGCTCCCGTTGATCAGTTGGAACCGAAAGACGTCGCCGTGGTGGGTCATGGAGTCGGAGAGGAACGAGATCGGGTCGACGACAAAATGTTTGGTATTCCGGAGGCGGCCGGCGACCATCGGGGGCAGGCCGCTGACTGTGGAGGTGGAAGACATGACAATAAGTAGAACCGATCTCCTCGGAATCCGGCTGATTTTCAGTGGTTGTGACTGGAGGCCAACTCCCGCAACAGGTCCCGGCCGGCAAAGCCGCTGGCATTCTCATCGCAGGCGAAAGTGGCGCTGTCGTAACAGATTCCGATGGCAGCGCGCACAGCCTGACTGCGGAACATACCATCGCGGCAAGCCCGGCCATTGCTCCGCTCTTGCTCGATCTGATCGCAAGCGCCCGGTAGCAACGCCACCAGATCGGCAAGCGAGAGATCGTTCTCGCCGCCGAGTGCTCGCCGCCTCGCCTATCTGCCGATTCGACACCGAAACCATCCGCATTCGGCGAAAAGCCATTCCGCCACAACCAGAATCAGCTCCCAGGTCGCCGTCACCCGCACACGCCGCAGTCGACCTACTGCATCTTTTGCTTCATCTCGTCCAGATGCGCCAGAATCGGCAGCCCGGCGTGACTGAGGGCATTGCCGTGGCCGGTCTGGTGCACATCGAAGACCGATTGGATGGCGGCGTAGAAGCCCTGTATGTCCAGCGTTTGATTCACCGCGCGCTTGGCCTGACGCAGCCCGAACGGCGGCATCTTGGCGATCTGCGTGGCCAGCGCGGTGGTCTGCGCATCCAACTCCGCACGAGGCACCACCTTGTTCACCATGCCGACCTGCTCGGCCTCGCGCGCGGTCACCGGACGTCCGGTGAACAGGATCTCCTTGGCCTTGCGCGGGCCCAATTCCCAAGTGTGCCCGTGATATTCGACGCCGCCGATACCCATCAGCACGACCGGATCGGAGAAGAGCGCGTCCTCGGCGGCGACAATGAGATCGCACGGCCAACACAGCAGCAGGCCACCGGAAATACAGCGCCCCTGCACCGCGGCGATGGATGGTTTCGGCACATTCCGCCAGCGCAGCGAATACTCCAGATACCGGCGCGATTCGACGTTGTAGATCATGTCCAGGGTGATCTTGTCCGGTAGCGGCCCGCCCGAGCGCAGATCATGACCGGAGGAGAAATGCTTGCCTTCGGCCCGCAGGACGATCACCGAGACGTCGTCGTCGGCAGCCGCCCGAGCCCATGCCGCATCGAGTTCGTCCAGCAGCTCACCGTTCTGGGCGTTCGCGACCTCGGGACGATTCAGGGTGATGGTCGCGATCTTATCGGCGACGGCGTACAGAATATGCATTGCGAACTCCGCTACCTGGGCAGTCCGAGCACCCGCTCGGCGACGATATTGCGCTGAATTTCGGAAGTGCCGCCGGCGATGGTTCCGGCGAAGCTTCGGACGTACCGCTCGAACCAACTGCTGATGAAATTGTCATTGTTCAGCGGATTGAACGGCGCGGTCATTGCCGGATGGATCAGGCCGTCGGGGCCCTGCGCGGACAGCGCCTGTTCCGAACCGTTCTGCACCGCCTCCGAGCCGAGCAGTTTCAGCACCGACAGCGCGGCCACATCCTGTTGGCCCCGCGCCTCGCGCGCCAGCGCCGCCGACCCGAGCAACCGCAGCGCCTGAGCATCCATGACCAGCGTCGCGTAACGGTCGCGATCGAGGACGGTGCGCGGGTGGAAGTCCTCGATCAACTCCTGCAGCCGGTCGGCGAAACTGAGCCACAGCAGCGTGCGCTCATGTCCGAGCGAACCGTTGGCCACGCCCCAGCCGCCGTGCAGCGGGCCGACCAGATTTTCCGCGGGCACCCGGACGTCCTCGAAGAACACCTCGTTGAAGTCCAGATCGTGCGGGCCACAGATGGAGGCGAACGGTCGCCGGGTCACGCCGGGAGTATCGGTGGGGATCAGCAGCACGCTGATGCCCTTGTGCTTGGGCGCATCCGGATCGGTGCGCACGAAGGTGAGCAGTACGTCGGCGTCGTGTGCACCGGAGGTCCATACCTTCTGCCCGTTGACCACGAAATGATCGCCGTCGCGCACGGCGCGGGTGCGCAGTCCGGCCAGATCCGACCCTGCCCCCGGTTCGCTCATGCCGAGCGCCGCGGTGATCTCGGCACGCAAAATCCTTGCCGCCCAATGCTTCTTCTGCTCCGCGCTGCCGAACGACAGCAGCGAGGCGGCGATGATGCCGAGCCCCTGCGGATTGAAGCTGTGATAGATGCGCCGCTTGGACAGCTCCTCCAAATGCACATACTGCTGCAGGATTCCGGCATTGCGGCCGCCGAATTCCGGTGGGTTGCCGGGCAGCAACCAGCCGTGGTCGAACTGCAGCCGCTGCCATTCCCGCGCCCACGGCGGGACCTCCGCACTGGAGATCGGTCGATCCCGGGCGGCCACCGCCTCGTCGGGCATGAATTCGGTGAGGAAGGCGATGAATTCGGCCCGGAACTCCTCGACCTCGGTATCAAAAGTCAGTCGCACGGTACTCCTCGGCGATCAGCGCCCGGTGCTCGGCCGCGCCGCCGAGCAACAGCTCACCGGCTTTGGCCCGCTTGAGCGCGAACTGCAGGTTGTTTTCCCAGGTAAAGCTCATGGCGCCGAACAACTGCATGCCGCGGCCGAACACCTGCGACTGGCACTCGCCCGCCGCGGCCTTGGCCATCGACGCGGCCAGCCGCCGCCGCGGATCGTTCTCCCGGATCGTCATCGCCGCGAAATATGCCAGGGCGCGGGCTCTTTCGATCGCGATGTGCATATCGGCGGCCTTGTGTTTGACCGCCTGGAACGAGCCGATCGGCACGCCGAACTGCTGTCGATTGCGTACATGCTCGAGCACCATGTCCAGTACCCGTCGACACGCGCCGACCATGGTCAGCGCCATCCCGGTCGTAGCCAGGTGGCGCGCAGGCTGCGGATCGACGCGCAGGTAGCGATCGTCCGGAACCCGCACCTGGACAAAGCTCACTTCGGCG
Protein-coding sequences here:
- a CDS encoding enoyl-CoA hydratase, which gives rise to MHILYAVADKIATITLNRPEVANAQNGELLDELDAAWARAAADDDVSVIVLRAEGKHFSSGHDLRSGGPLPDKITLDMIYNVESRRYLEYSLRWRNVPKPSIAAVQGRCISGGLLLCWPCDLIVAAEDALFSDPVVLMGIGGVEYHGHTWELGPRKAKEILFTGRPVTAREAEQVGMVNKVVPRAELDAQTTALATQIAKMPPFGLRQAKRAVNQTLDIQGFYAAIQSVFDVHQTGHGNALSHAGLPILAHLDEMKQKMQ
- a CDS encoding acyl-CoA dehydrogenase family protein: MRLTFDTEVEEFRAEFIAFLTEFMPDEAVAARDRPISSAEVPPWAREWQRLQFDHGWLLPGNPPEFGGRNAGILQQYVHLEELSKRRIYHSFNPQGLGIIAASLLSFGSAEQKKHWAARILRAEITAALGMSEPGAGSDLAGLRTRAVRDGDHFVVNGQKVWTSGAHDADVLLTFVRTDPDAPKHKGISVLLIPTDTPGVTRRPFASICGPHDLDFNEVFFEDVRVPAENLVGPLHGGWGVANGSLGHERTLLWLSFADRLQELIEDFHPRTVLDRDRYATLVMDAQALRLLGSAALAREARGQQDVAALSVLKLLGSEAVQNGSEQALSAQGPDGLIHPAMTAPFNPLNNDNFISSWFERYVRSFAGTIAGGTSEIQRNIVAERVLGLPR
- a CDS encoding acyl-CoA dehydrogenase produces the protein MLLEFDSDQLLWQQTVREVVAKQCPPTLIREVADKGADPEGLWRTYAELGWMELTDPADAVELAIVLEELGRATDPTPYLATMTQFAPLAPDFVRTGEPGAAVYDGVSAVRDRDGWLLSGTARHVLDGDRARQLAVTTEAGVFVVPADDVTVRRAAVFDPVLHIAEVSFVQVRVPDDRYLRVDPQPARHLATTGMALTMVGACRRVLDMVLEHVRNRQQFGVPIGSFQAVKHKAADMHIAIERARALAYFAAMTIRENDPRRRLAASMAKAAAGECQSQVFGRGMQLFGAMSFTWENNLQFALKRAKAGELLLGGAAEHRALIAEEYRATDF